From Candidatus Xianfuyuplasma coldseepsis:
TCACCGACTCACGTCATCCGATTGTTGAAAAAGTTCTAACCGATGATGTCTTTGTTCCCAATGACATTGTCCTCAATAAACATACAGATATTCTCCTTATTACCGGACCGAACATGTCGGGTAAATCTACCTATATGCGGCAAATGGCCATCACTGCCATCCTTGCCCAAATTGGGTCGTTTGTCCCCGCAAAAGAAGCGCATATACCAGTATTTGATGCCATCTATACAAGGATTGGTGCCGCCGATGACTTGGTCAGTGGAAAATCGACCTTTATGGTGGAAATGCTCGATGCCAACAATGCGATTCAGCATGCAACAACCAATTCCTTGATTCTATTTGATGAAATTGGTCGTGGTACCGCAACCTATGATGGTATGGCACTCGCTCAAGCAATCATTGAATACATTCATGAAAAGATTGGTGCTAAGACCTTATTTTCAACGCATTATCATGAACTAACCGATTTGGATAAATCCTTGTCGAAATTACGCAATGTACACGTTAGTGCCAAAGATCAGAATGGAACCATTTTATTTCTTCACAAAGTAAAAGAAGGTCCCACCGATAAATCCTATGGTATCAATGTTGCAAGTTTAGCCAACTTACCACAAGGATTGATTGAACGCTCAAAAATGATATTGAACAATCTCGAAGAACAACATGATCAACTAATTGATCACAGTTCAATCAACCTCTTTAATTTCGATGATTTTGAAACCGACAACAGCGAACCCGAAATTAAAGACGAAATCATTCAATTGTTAGAAGATATTGATATTGACGAATTGACGCCACTTGAAGCGTTAAATCTTCTTCATAAAATCATTCAAAAATTATAGCCTTTCACAGGCTATTTTTTTGTGTTTGCGATATACTATACATGAGGTGATATAATGAAAAAATACAATGATGAAATCCTGAAATTGACACCGATTCAGTACCATGTAACCCAAGAAAACGGAACCGAACGACCCTATACGAATGAGTACGATCAAGAGTTTCGGGATGGAATTTATGTTGATATCATATCGAAAAAAGTATTGTTTTCTTCGAATGACAAATTTGACAGTCACTGTGGCTGGCCTTCCTTTACAAAACCAGTAGACGAATCTGAAGTGTTGGAGAAAAAGGATATTAGTCACGGCATGATCCGCATGGAAGTCCGAAGTACGGATGCCAATAGTCATTTAGGGCATGTATTTGATGATGGTCCCAACGGCCAGTTACGCTATTGCATCAATAGTGCCGCACTCGAGTTTATCCCCAAAGACGAGATGAAACGAAGAGGGTATGAGTCGTATCTGTCGTTGTTTGATGAATAGACAACCGTACTGATGCATAACTATTGAAGAAAACACAACTGCGATTGTGTTTTCTTTTTGCGTATTACCAAAGTGAACCTGCTCCCACCACTTAATGAAAAATCATTTGAAGTGGGGGCTTCTCGGGTAATGCGCTCTAGTGCGCGCAACTGGACCGAGCGATCGAGTCTGTCCCATACTCTTTATATAGATATTTAGATAGACCTTCAGTAGCGATGTTAATCGCGGCATTCAGGTCTCTATCCATCTCATTTCCACAATCACATGTATATTCTCTTTGTGAGAGTGATATGTCATGTAATTCATCGCATATACTACAGGTTTTACTAGATGGATAATATTTGTTAATCTTGATGAGGGTTTTTCCTTCATCTTTTGTTTTATACTCTAGATATCTTGTAAAGGTTCCATAAGATGTATCGGAAATAGATTTACGGAAATGCTTGTTTTTCGCTATTTCTTTTAAATCTAAATCTTCGATACATATCATATCATAGTTGCTTACGAGATATCGTGATGCTTTATGTAGAAAGTCGTTCCGTTGATTCTTGATGTGTTGATGGATCCGTTGTACTTGTCGTTTCTGTTTCTCCCATCGGTGTGAACCTTTCTTTCTGCGTGATAGAACTCGTTGAGCTCTAGCTAGTTTATCAAGAGAGTTCTTGAAATACATAGGGTATTCACCATAGGTGCTATCACTTCCGACATAGAGATGTCGTAATGAAAAGTCTAAACCAATGATACTGTTTCGTTTTATAGTTGGTGTTTCTTGTTCATACTGGATGCGAAGGGATACATAATATTTACCTGCTTCTCGTTTGATCGTTGCTGCTTTGATGATAGAATCATTTGGTAAATCGCGATGTAGTTTTATCTTAATCCATCCTAGTTTTGGAAGTTTGAGTTTCTTACCGTCTAGTCGGATATTGTTGCTTATGGTGTGAGTTGTATAGGACTGTACTGGATTATGTCGTGATTTCATTCGTGGTTTATCATGAGTACCATTGAAGAAGTTAGTAAATGCATTCTTCTGATTCAACCAGGATGTAGTGAGTGCTTGGGAATCGACTTCATACATATATTCATAGAAATGTTTAAGTGCCGCGGGATTGGTATATGTATGTGAATGTAGTAGTTCTGGATACTCTCTATACATTTCATAGATTGTCTCTCGTTCTGATAGAAGCACATTCCACATTTGTCGAGTACACCCAAATGTTTTTTCAATCAGTTCTTTTTGATAATTACTAGGTTTGATTCGATATACATATCCTCTTATTACACTAACTATATAACTCACCTCCAAACAAAAAAGTGCTGTCGAAAATATATTCCAAAGAAGGGGCTTTAGGTTATATTTTGGCTTAGCACTTATATCAATATCTTTGTTATGGATATTATATCATTTTTTATGGAAATAGTCTATTATTCGTTGTTGATAAAATTACGGATATATTGAACCAAATCGCCATTCCATTCATCTCGCCAGTTATGACATTAGTTGTCCTTGAACAGGGAGTTTTCTGGAATACACTAGATAAATGATACATTCAGTGTAGAACTTTAAAATGAAATATAGTACAATACAATTGATAAAGATAGATGTAAGAGAGGTGAGTTGTTTGTGAAAAAACAAATGGTATTTTCAGTAGTATACGGTGTTATTGGAATTGGAATCATTGGATTGTGGATCATGCTGATAGGTACCAATCAAGTTCCTGAGTTTGAAACAGAACCAGTTGGGATTGTATTTCATATCATTATCGAAATCACGATGGCGCTGTTTGCGCTTGTGACTGCATGGTTATTGTACAAATCTGCATCATTACGATTCCCGATATTGTTGCTAACCAATGGTCTGTTGATGTATTCTGTCGTGAACTCAGCTGGATACTATGGCGATGCTCAAAACTACTCGATGATTGCGTTGTTCGCGATAATCTTGGCATTTGTGATTTATACATCAATCGATACAATCAACATCATGAAGAATCCAACAAACACAAAATAAAGACCATTTTCGGTCTTTATTTTGTTATAATGGGAATGAGGTGATTCGATGAAACATTCAGTAAGTGAAACAATCAGAAACAATCGTTCAGCAATTAAACCATCATGGCCAGAGCTGCGATCGATTAAGACACCACGCGATCTAGGAGAACAGCGCCCAGAACAGTTTAAACCACAGTTGCCAAATACAGACATTGTGCAACTTCTCCATGAGTTCCCTGATATTACTCAAAAAACATTAATGGAATGTATCCAAAATCGACGATCGTTACGATCGTACAGTGAGACATCATTGACGCTCGAAGAAGTAAGTTATTTGTTATATGAGACCGCCCGTGTTGATAATTTTAAACCAGGTGTCACATTTCGCACAATCCCAACGGGTGGGGCGACGAATGCGATGGAAACCTATGTCTATATTCACCATGTAGAAGGAATCAAGCAAGGATTATATCACTACTTACAAGTAGATCACAAATTGCAGTTGCTTGATCAAGAAAAAGACATTGCTACCAGAGTGAATGACGCATTGTTTCATCAATTGCGCGGAGCGAGTATTGTTGTCTTTATGACAGCCATTCCTGCACGCAGTGAATACAAGTATAGTTTCTGTGCACATAAAATGATTGCCATGGAAGCAGGACACGCTGGACAAAATTGTAGCTTAGCAGCTGAAGTCATCGACGCTGGCGCTTGTTGCATCGCAGCCTACCATCAAGATTTAATGGACGAACTACTTCAAGTAGATGGCCAGGAAGAATTTGCAACCTATGCGCTTACGATTGGTAAAAAGAAATAGATTTATTACCAGTTATCCGCTATAATAGGAACAACGAAAGAAGGTTTTATTTATGGGTAAAATCATCCAATTAACAGACAAATTAAGCAACCTTATCGCTGCTGGTGAAGTTGTTGAAAATATGGCAAGTGTTGTCAAAGAACTTGTTGAAAATAGCATTGATGCGAATAGTACGACTATTCAGATTGATTTACAGGATGCTGGGTTGAACGAAATTAAAGTTACTGATGACGGAGAAGGGATGAGTCCTGAGGATATGAAAATGGCCTTAACCCGGCACGCCACATCAAAAATCAAAACTGAACACGATTTATTTCATATTCAATCACTGGGGTTTCGTGGAGAAGCATTACCAAGCATCGCCAGTGTGTCCCATTTTGAAATGATCAGTAGTTTTGAAGGTGTTGGCCACCGTCTGTTCTACTTAAAAGGAAAACTCCAAGAAGAAGGTGAATACGCACCAAAACAAGGAACAACAATTACCGTGCGGTACTTGTTTTACAATACACCCGCTCGTTTAAAACATCTTCGGGCAACAACAACAGAGTTGTCGTATATCGTTGATTATGTGAATAAAATCGCCTTGTCCCATCCTGAGATTAAATTCACATTAACCAATGATCAACGTGTCTTGTTTCGCTCCAATGGAAACAAGGATGTCTTACAAGTGTTGTCCAACATCTATAATATCGATATCATCAAAGCAATGGTTCCGTTTGCCAATGAAAATAGTTACTTTTCGATTAGTGGATATCTAACGAAACCGCTATTTACACGTTCAACAAGAAACCATATAACGATTGTTGCCAACGACCGGATGATTAAGAACAACAAACTCATCAAAGCGGTAACCGAAGGATATCGAACCTATCTACCAATTGGCAAGTATCCGATTGTATTCTTAAAAATCGACCTTGATCCATTATTGATTGATGTCAATGTTCATCCACAGAAACTGGAAGTGAAATTTACCGAAGAGCGGATGTTATTATCATTGGTTACTTCGACGATTCTAGAGACACTAAAACAACAATCATTGATTCCAAAGGTGGAAAAGAAACCGGTGGAACAACCCTATAAATATGAAACGTTAAATCTAAAAACCGAAGAACAACCATCCCTTGTTAAGGAAGATTTTGTCAATTATTTGAATACATTGACAAAGAAAAAACAAGCAGAAACACCACCTCCACAACCACACAAACAACTTGTTGTTGAGGAGACTCGAAAATTACCACGACTCGAGTACATTGGCCAGTTCATGGGAACCTATTTACTGGCACAGAATGAAGAAGGACTCTATATCGTCGACCAACATGCGGCAGCAGAACGAATTCGCTATGAACGCTATCGTCGCTTATTTGGTGAAGTAGAGACAAAGGTTCAAGAATTATTGATTCCTATGACCTTGAATCTATCGAATCACGAAGTCCTGCAATTGAATGATCACTTGGATGCCTTCACTTCATTCGGCATTACCGCGAAACCAAATAATTATCAAGGAATAGATATTTATACGGTTCCCAATTGGTTCCCGGAAAATTACGAACTTAGTTATACCGAAGAAATTGCGAAATTTATTTTAGAAGGACGCGACATTACGATTACGGATGTTCGTGATTCGCTCGCAAAGAACCTGTCGTGCAAACACTCGATTAAAGCCAATAAGTTCATTAATGAGAAAGAAATTACGATTTTATTTCAAGATTTATCCAATTGTGAAAACCCCTATACCTGTCCACATGGCCGTCCGGTAATCATTCATTTTACGGTTTCAGAAATCGAAAAATTATTTAAACGGATTCAATCATGATCATTGCGATTGTCGGTCCGACAGGGGTTGGTAAAACGGCTTTGTCCATCGCCCTTGCACAAGAATTACACACGGAGATCATTAGTGGCGATAGTATTCAAGTATACCGAGGTATGGATATCGGAAGCGCAAAGATTACCCCTGAGGAAATGGCGGGAATCCCCCATCATTTGCTGGATATTCTCGATCCAAAAGAAGAGTTTAGTGTTGCCGTCTTCCAATCGATGGTTCGTGACAAAATTACTGATTTTCAAAAACGAGAATTAACGCCTCTTATCGTTGGTGGAACAGGACTCTATATTAAAAGTGTCCTCTATGATTACGACTTTACCGATGCCAAAAGAGATCCCGATTTAGCTGCTCAATATGAATCTTGCAGTAACGAAGAACTGTATGCACAACTAGAAATAAAAGACAAAAAAGCAACGAATAAAATTCATCCAAATAATCGTAAACGCGTGATTCAAGCGCTGATCCGTAGCGATACGAACAAAGTTGGGGATAATACCAACAAAGACGTACCACTATATGATTTCATCATTATTGGTTTAAAACTGGATCGCCAAACCTTGTATCAACGGATCAATGACCGGGTCGATCAGATGATGGAAATGGGATTGGAAGAAGAGATGAAACACCTCTATCATAAGGGATTATCAAAAACCGCGAAACAAGCAATTGGCTACAAAGAATGGATTCCCTATTTGAATGGGACGGCAACCAAGGAAGAGGTTGTGGAAGCGATTAAACAACACTCGCGAAACTTGGCCAAAAAACAATACACATTCTTTGAACACCAATTTCCTGTTCATTGGATTGATGTCGATACACAACAATTCGATAACACCATCCAAAACGCGCTTGAACTCTTACGAAAAGAAGGTGTTTTATGAAACGTTCGGTAGCGGATATATTTAGTGATATTGCCCTGTTTTTTATCCGGCCAATTGTGTATGTTTTAATGCGTCGTGAAATTAAGATTATTCACGAAGGTCCAGTCATCAAACAATCACATAAACCATTTATCTTGATTTCCAATCATTTCAATACCTGGGATGCTTTTGTCGTCTCGCGTCATATGAAAAAAAACATTCGGTTTGTCGCGACAGAAATTGCCTTCTTGGATTTTAGTAAAAAAATAGGTATGAAACACCTTGCACGGGCAATTATGAAACGCGTTGGCAAGCATGAATACAAAGCAACAAAACGAATTTTCAACGCCTTAAAACAAGGGTATGCGATTGGGTTGTTTCCAGAAGGAGACAATACCTTTTATGGCGAAACACTCGATATTTACACATCGACTGGTAAACTATTAAAACGTACCGGTGTTGACGTTATTTTAATCAAACAACAAGGTGGGTACATCTCCCAACCACGATGGGCCGATTACTTTAGTACCAGAGGGATTCTACATACCAAAACATCGACCTTGTTCACCGTTGATGAACTTAAACAGTTATCCGTGGCGGACATCAATAAACGTGTGAAAGCCGCCATCTATAATAACGATTACGAATGGCAAAAAGAACAGATGATTGATTTTCGCCGTAAAAAACGTGCGGAAGGAATCGAGCGTCTAGTCTATTATTGCAATAACTGTGGGGGAATCTTAACTGTTCATGGCGAAGGTCATGACATTGTCTGCGATGACTGTGGCACCATAGGTACAATCAATGAGTACGAGTTCATTGAAGGCAATACCTTTGATAATCTAGTTGATTACAACCATTTTCAATATCAACACATCGACAAGGTCATTGCAAGTGAGTTTTCCTTTCCGGTTACGTTTAATATAGTAAACACCGCGAAATTAAAAAATAAATCATACGGAACTTATACCGTGTATTACAAAGACCAGACAATAACCGTTTCCAATGGTATGGACACCCATGTTTTTGAGTTGGAATACATCAAGTATCCCGTAAACACCATGCGTCACAGTTTTAGTTTTGACTATGAAGGAGTAACCTATAATTTCACCGATATCCGACATCAATTTGTCCTGTATGAAATGTGTCGCTATTTGAATGGTAGTTACAAGGAGTGATCTCATGCGCTATAAACATAAAGTAGATTGGTGGATTCGACTGATTTTAATTGCGGTTGTCTTCATGTATGTTCCTATTTTCTTTGTGGTACCGGCTGATGAATATTTGTTCTTGATCATTAGTATTCTCGTGACCAGTTTAATTATCTTCCCGTTTTTCATTGGGTACATTGAATTAGGAGATGATGAGCTCATCATAAAAATGCATATTTTCAGGCAACGAATACCCTATGACAGTATCCGTTCGATTCGGCTTTGTACCAACTTTTTAAGCAGTATGGCGATGACCGCAAAACGAATTGAGATTAAAGAATATAATAAGGGCTATATTCGGGGAACAACGTATATTGGACCAGTGGATCGGGAAGCATTTTTCGATGAATTGAAACAGCGTTGTTATAACCTTGAACAATAAATCCATCGTTGATGGATTTTTTTTGTACTTTATTTCCTGTTTTAAATTATAAATGTTATAATCTAGAAGAGGTGATATTGATGAAAAAACAACTCTTTAAACCCTATACCTTTCCCCATGGAGCAACGATGAAAAATCACTTCGCCCTTGCGCCCATGACCACGTATAGTTCCAATCAAGATTTAACGCTATCTACAGAAGAAGAAGTATACTACAACAGTCGTGCCAAAGAATTTGGGATGATTATTACCGCGGCTACAGCTGTCAGTAAAAATGCCCAAGCATTTGAACATCAAATATCGATTCGTGACGAACGGTATTTGGACTCGATGACAAGACTTGCTAACAGCATCAAACAAGAAGGAGCGCTTGCGGTGATTCAACTTCATCATGGTGGACGAATGAATAAACCAGGACTGTATCCAAATCAAGATATTGTCAGTGCTTCTGCGATCAAAGCCGATCGTGAGTATGCGGCGACACCAAGAAAACTAAAGATTAGTGAAGTCCACGATGTAATCGATGAATTTGTGAATGCGACAATCTTGGCCATCAAAGCTGGATTTGATGGCATTGAACTACATGGCGCAAATACCTACCTTATCCAACAATTCTTTAGCCCACATTCCAATCGTCGTGACGATGAATTTGGTGGGTCTTTGCAACGACGCCTAACCTTTCCGTTACGTTTGGTGGATCGCGTGATCGAAGCCAAACAAAACTATGGAAAACCAGAATTTATTATTGGATATCGCTTGAGTCCAGAAGAACGAGAAGACCCTGGTATTACGCTGGATGACACCTTGCGTTTGGTCGATGAATTATGTCACAAAGATATTGATTATATCCATTTATCCCAAGGATATTACAAAAATACCAGCATACGCGATCAAGCGGATAAACGTGTCATTGTTGATGCCATCCAAAACGTTGTTCAAGGACGTGTGAGTTTGATTGGTGCCGGTGGTATCAATACGATGGACAATGCAGAAGACGCATTAATACACGGATATGATCTTGTTGCACTAGGAACTGTGGCACTCGCAGATCCATATATCATTACCCATTTTGAACAGGGTAAAGAAGCATGCAAAATCATTGGTGAAGAGTCGATTTTACCATCGCCGTTGTTGCACCGGTTACGGTCATGGAAAGGACTGGAACAAAAAGGATACATCATCAAGTAATTAAACACCTATTAAGGTGTTTTTTTTTGTTTCAATAAGATGCAAGATTGGTTGATTTAAGGGTGCATAATTTCAATAATTATGGTAGACTGGTTATAGGATATTTTAGGGGGAACATGGTATGAAGAAATTATCGATTATTACACTCTTACTATTGATGGGGCTTCTCGTCGCGTGTAATCCTGACAAGGGTTTAGAACAAGATCCACCAATCATTGAAGAAGAGGATACGACTCCACCCATCATCACATTACTCGGTGGTGATGAAGTTATTGTTGTTGTCGGGGATCATTATTATGAGTATGGAGCTGAAGTTACTGATGATGTCGACTCCGATTTAATTGTTACCATCAGTGGTGAAGTGAATACCGAAGAATATGGTACCTATGATATTACCTATACCGCAGTGGATTCGTCTGGGAATGTAGCAACTCCGGTTACTAGAACCGTCATAGTTGGGAATCGTCGACCTGGGATTATGTCGTCCTATACATACGAATATTACGATCGTGTTGGAATTAATGTCAGTGTTCTCGATTTTATGGACTCCTTTGACACGTTGTTTGCCTATCTCTATCAAGAGGATACGTTGGTCGACACGATTGAGTTGGAAAATGGGGGGAACTCCTTTGAGTTTACCGGATTAGAAGAGGGTGTCGACTACACCTATTATGTCGCCGGTTCATACGATTTGGGAGAGGGACTTGGAACGCGACCATTTGGGATTGACCCGATTAGTGTCGGTACGTATCGAGATATCCCCGAGAGTTTGCGTGAAACAGTTGGCGATGATCGGTTGTTTGATGCGTTAAAAGACATCATTCATTTACCTTATGATCAAACAAATGCCGTCATCACAAATCGAATGATTCTTGAAGTGGCAAAGGTCGATACCGAGTTGATTGTCGGTAGCGCATATCTGACTGAAGACAATTATGTTTTTGTCGATGGGTATGTTACTGAGGCCTATGATAATTTTGATTTAAAAGGAGTAGATGCCAGAGGTCATGACGTGACATTTGATCAAATCCCAGGCGTTTGTTGTTTCCCAATGACTGTTAAGATTGGATACTCCGGAAGCTCTGTAAACATTGTATTGCATGAGTTTGGGCATTCGATAGATTTGGTGTTATTGTATGGATTGTCATTTGAAGAAGAATTCTTAAGTATTCATTTCGCCGAAAAAGAGTTGATTTTTCCTGGAGACGATTACATGGATTATCCAGAAGAATATTTCGCGGAGTCGTTCGCGTATTATTACGATAGCGAAAGCTCCAATACGTATTTGCTGGAGCATGCACCACAAACCCACGCGTTCATCGAAAGCCTCGTCAAAAGATACCAAGCGCTATATGGCGAAGAATACACTAGAAGTTTAGGAGAATAAACCATGAAGAAAATCATGTTGAGTATGCTTTTTGTCGTATTATTTCTATTGACCAGTTGTAAAGATGATACCATCTTTACCATTGAAAATACAATTGGGCCAGGACCACTTGATGATCCCTTTATCGCAACGATATACCCAGATGAAACAACGATGATGCAATTGACAGTACCCCGTTCCATGGCTCGTGATTTTGTCGCTCGTGAGGTTGTTGTTGAGGGGGACACTGTTACGCCGATTAGTAGTGAAAACAGTAGTATTACGATTGATGTAACGGACGATTATGAGTTGTCACTTACACCATTGAAGTTGGGGACGAAATGGATTGAGTTTTCTGGTGGCGACAAAACGTATTACTTAGAGGTGCAAATTATGAAACGAGACATTGATTTTACCAAACAATTACGTATACTTGGGATTGGAAACAGCTTTACCGAAGATGCGATGGAATACTTGTATCACATTGCCGATGATTATGGTGTCGAAGAAATTATTTTAGGATACTTGTATATTGGCGGAGCCCCATTGTCCACTCATGTGGAAATGATTGAAACCGAAGCTCGAGATTATCGCTATTATGACAATACGAAAGGATACTGGGCGTATCATTCGTCGTATACAATTGAACAAGGAATTACCGAACAAGAATGGGATCTAATCTCGATTCAGCAAGCTAGTTATGACAGTGGTCGCGCTGAAACCTATAATGACGATATTACGACATTAATCGATTTTATTTTTGAACATGCCCAAAATAAAAACGTACGGATCATGTGGCACATGACCTGGGCTTACCAAGCAACATCCAATCATTCAGGATTCGTCAATTATGACAACGATCAGATGACGATGTACAATGCGATTATTAACGCCGTTCAAACAAAAATCGTTCCCGATGAACGGTTTGATTTGATTATTCCATCGGGAACCGCAATCCAAAATGTACGGACATCCTATATTGGCGATACCCTCACACGTGATGGGTTTCACTTATCCTATGATCAAGGACGTTACATTGCTGGTTTGACCTGGTTTAAGGAGATCACTGGTTTCTCCATTAACGAGATCACATACAAACCAGAAGGTATTACGGATACCGATCAACAAGCAATCGTTGAGGGTGTAAATTATGCGGTTGAAACACCGTTTGAAATCACACCATCCACCTTTACAGAAGAGTGAAAAAAAATGGAGATGGCACACATCTCTATTTTTTTATTGACAAATAGACCGAAGTGGTCTATCCTGAGAATAGGAGGTGATAGTATTCACAAGTTTGATGATTTTACCGATTCACGGAAAAACGATCTAATCAACACGGGATTTGAAGAATTTGCCACTCATGGATATAAACGAGCGTCATTGAATCATATTTTACAACGGAGTAGAATTCCCAAAGGCTTGTTCTATCACTACTTTGCGAACAAAGAAGATTTATACACGTATCTCTATCAATTTGGAATCAATGTGATTACCAAACGCTTAATCGATAGCAGTGTGCTAATGGAACGAGATTACATCAATCGATTAATCGCTAGTTACATGATAAAAGTAGAGGCCTATCATGACTATCAATTTTTTGATAAGTTCTTGATGAAGGTCTATCGCGATGACAACAATTCCTTTTTGGAAACGATTCACCTTGAAGACAGCAAAGAGTACGGTCGTCGTTTCATTGAAGAAAACATTGCTTCTGAGATGTTTTTACATTCAGATATGACAGCAAATATTCGCGTTGCCAGCCGCTATATGCAACAAACCTTTAATGACATCATCAATCGGATTCACGTGATGTCAAAGGAGGATATAAAAACCTATTTAGATCGAGAAGCACAGTATTTAAGATGTATTTTATATAAGGAGGAATACCATGATTAAGTTAGAAGCATTAACCAAATACTACAACAAGAATGCCCGTGGTATATTGGATGTCTCCTTGGACATTAAAGAAGGTGAAATTTTTGGTTTTATCGGCCCCAATGGAGCCGGGAAGAGTACAACCGTTCGTACGTTATTGAATCTGATTTTCCCGACAAGTGGATCCGCAACAATTAATAACTTAGATATTATCAAGGATACCGTCGAAATCCGACAATTAGTGGGATACATCCCCAGTGAAGTTCATTTCTATGGTGATATGATTGTAAAAGATTTCTTGGATTATGCGGTTGGATTTCATGGGGAGATTGATCGGGAATATCTCCAGTATTTAATTGACAAACTGGAATTGGATACATCCCGCAGGATGGACGCATTATCG
This genomic window contains:
- a CDS encoding NADH-dependent flavin oxidoreductase, producing the protein MKKQLFKPYTFPHGATMKNHFALAPMTTYSSNQDLTLSTEEEVYYNSRAKEFGMIITAATAVSKNAQAFEHQISIRDERYLDSMTRLANSIKQEGALAVIQLHHGGRMNKPGLYPNQDIVSASAIKADREYAATPRKLKISEVHDVIDEFVNATILAIKAGFDGIELHGANTYLIQQFFSPHSNRRDDEFGGSLQRRLTFPLRLVDRVIEAKQNYGKPEFIIGYRLSPEEREDPGITLDDTLRLVDELCHKDIDYIHLSQGYYKNTSIRDQADKRVIVDAIQNVVQGRVSLIGAGGINTMDNAEDALIHGYDLVALGTVALADPYIITHFEQGKEACKIIGEESILPSPLLHRLRSWKGLEQKGYIIK
- a CDS encoding anthrax toxin lethal factor-related metalloendopeptidase — encoded protein: MKKLSIITLLLLMGLLVACNPDKGLEQDPPIIEEEDTTPPIITLLGGDEVIVVVGDHYYEYGAEVTDDVDSDLIVTISGEVNTEEYGTYDITYTAVDSSGNVATPVTRTVIVGNRRPGIMSSYTYEYYDRVGINVSVLDFMDSFDTLFAYLYQEDTLVDTIELENGGNSFEFTGLEEGVDYTYYVAGSYDLGEGLGTRPFGIDPISVGTYRDIPESLRETVGDDRLFDALKDIIHLPYDQTNAVITNRMILEVAKVDTELIVGSAYLTEDNYVFVDGYVTEAYDNFDLKGVDARGHDVTFDQIPGVCCFPMTVKIGYSGSSVNIVLHEFGHSIDLVLLYGLSFEEEFLSIHFAEKELIFPGDDYMDYPEEYFAESFAYYYDSESSNTYLLEHAPQTHAFIESLVKRYQALYGEEYTRSLGE
- a CDS encoding DUF4886 domain-containing protein yields the protein MKKIMLSMLFVVLFLLTSCKDDTIFTIENTIGPGPLDDPFIATIYPDETTMMQLTVPRSMARDFVAREVVVEGDTVTPISSENSSITIDVTDDYELSLTPLKLGTKWIEFSGGDKTYYLEVQIMKRDIDFTKQLRILGIGNSFTEDAMEYLYHIADDYGVEEIILGYLYIGGAPLSTHVEMIETEARDYRYYDNTKGYWAYHSSYTIEQGITEQEWDLISIQQASYDSGRAETYNDDITTLIDFIFEHAQNKNVRIMWHMTWAYQATSNHSGFVNYDNDQMTMYNAIINAVQTKIVPDERFDLIIPSGTAIQNVRTSYIGDTLTRDGFHLSYDQGRYIAGLTWFKEITGFSINEITYKPEGITDTDQQAIVEGVNYAVETPFEITPSTFTEE
- a CDS encoding TetR/AcrR family transcriptional regulator codes for the protein MEMAHISIFLLTNRPKWSILRIGGDSIHKFDDFTDSRKNDLINTGFEEFATHGYKRASLNHILQRSRIPKGLFYHYFANKEDLYTYLYQFGINVITKRLIDSSVLMERDYINRLIASYMIKVEAYHDYQFFDKFLMKVYRDDNNSFLETIHLEDSKEYGRRFIEENIASEMFLHSDMTANIRVASRYMQQTFNDIINRIHVMSKEDIKTYLDREAQYLRCILYKEEYHD